The Rhinoderma darwinii isolate aRhiDar2 chromosome 8, aRhiDar2.hap1, whole genome shotgun sequence genome has a window encoding:
- the BLOC1S3 gene encoding biogenesis of lysosome-related organelles complex 1 subunit 3 isoform X3: MSSQGFQTVVKGEASETDDEEEMYVTSVPTRSFSGTCGVKIQGEASETDEEDDEGVEKDKKTPSKSLEKDLPPLVVIRNEGDISPVGIEEKPIVNIQQPGRFSTLLQQKLLESNARLYHDVNNTVRQVYHTTNNEIRTLTGQLSNSQNGIINASHNIRLALEDLKGVSEKIDIITSCNLLPDIKI; encoded by the coding sequence ATGTCTTCTCAAGGTTTCCAAACCGTCGTGAAGGGGGAAGCCTCCGAAACGGATGATGAAGAAGAGATGTATGTGACTTCTGTCCCAACTAGGTCATTCTCTGGTACATGTGGTGTAAAAATCCAAGGAGAAGCCTCCGAGACTGATGAAGAGGATGACGAAGGTGTTGAGAAAGATAAGAAGACTCCTTCCAAGAGTTTAGAGAAGGACCTTCCTCCTTTGGTGGTCATCAGGAATGAAGGCGACATTTCTCCAGTTGGTATAGAAGAAAAGCCTATTGTCAATATACAGCAGCCTGGACGCTTCAGCACATTATTACAGCAAAAACTGTTGGAGAGCAATGCTCGTCTATACCATGATGTCAATAACACCGTCCGTCAAGTCTACCATACCACTAATAATGAGATCCGAACACTGACCGGTCAACTGAGCAACTCCCAGAATGGAATTATTAACGCGTCTCACAACATCCGACTTGCCCTTGAGGACTTGAAAGGAGTGTCTGAGAAGATTGACATAATAACCAGCTGTAACTTACTTCCCGATATAAAGATCTAA
- the TRAPPC6A gene encoding trafficking protein particle complex subunit 6A: MRLTMADDTLFALLHVEMISHAHKSAGQDDEDQGKHIRILEGMGFRVGQGLIERLTKDSPSFKDDLDTIKFICKDFWTIVFKKQIDNLRTNHQGTYVLQDNRCLLLTQMSCSKQYLEEAPKFLAYTCGLLKGALSNLGISCAVSAEVPVMPTCKFQVVVSKN; this comes from the exons ATGAGGCTGACGATGGCGGATGACACATTATTTGCATTGTTACATGTGGAAATGATCTCTCATGCTCATAAAAGTGCTGGGCAGGATGATGAG gatcaagggaaacacatacggatCTTAGAAGGGATGGGTTTCCGCGTGGGCCAAGGACTGATTGAGAG GTTGACCAAGGACAGTCCGTCTTTCAAGGATGATCTGGATACTATAAAATTTATCTGTAAAGATTTTTGGACTATCGTTTTCAAGAAGCAGATTGATAATCTCAGAACAAACCATCAG GGTACATATGTCTTACAAGACAACAGATGTCTGCTGCTGACTCAGATGTCCTGCAGTAAACAATATTTAGAGGAAGCGCCAAAG TTTCTGGCTTACACTTGTGGACTCCTCAAAGGGGCGCTCTCAAATTTAGGAATCAGTTGTGCGGTCTCTGCCGAGGTTCCAGTGATGCCTACTT gtaaaTTCCAAGTTGTCGTCTCCAAGAACTAG
- the BLOC1S3 gene encoding biogenesis of lysosome-related organelles complex 1 subunit 3 isoform X2, with amino-acid sequence MQQLDNLQMSSQGFQTVVKGEASETDDEEEMYVTSVPTRSFSGTCGVKIQGEASETDEEDDEGVEKDKKTPSKSLEKDLPPLVVIRNEGDISPVGIEEKPIVNIQQPGRFSTLLQQKLLESNARLYHDVNNTVRQVYHTTNNEIRTLTGQLSNSQNGIINASHNIRLALEDLKGVSEKIDIITSCNLLPDIKI; translated from the exons ATGCAGCAG TTAGATAATCTACAAATGTCTTCTCAAGGTTTCCAAACCGTCGTGAAGGGGGAAGCCTCCGAAACGGATGATGAAGAAGAGATGTATGTGACTTCTGTCCCAACTAGGTCATTCTCTGGTACATGTGGTGTAAAAATCCAAGGAGAAGCCTCCGAGACTGATGAAGAGGATGACGAAGGTGTTGAGAAAGATAAGAAGACTCCTTCCAAGAGTTTAGAGAAGGACCTTCCTCCTTTGGTGGTCATCAGGAATGAAGGCGACATTTCTCCAGTTGGTATAGAAGAAAAGCCTATTGTCAATATACAGCAGCCTGGACGCTTCAGCACATTATTACAGCAAAAACTGTTGGAGAGCAATGCTCGTCTATACCATGATGTCAATAACACCGTCCGTCAAGTCTACCATACCACTAATAATGAGATCCGAACACTGACCGGTCAACTGAGCAACTCCCAGAATGGAATTATTAACGCGTCTCACAACATCCGACTTGCCCTTGAGGACTTGAAAGGAGTGTCTGAGAAGATTGACATAATAACCAGCTGTAACTTACTTCCCGATATAAAGATCTAA
- the BLOC1S3 gene encoding biogenesis of lysosome-related organelles complex 1 subunit 3 isoform X1, which produces MFHSVVLDNLQMSSQGFQTVVKGEASETDDEEEMYVTSVPTRSFSGTCGVKIQGEASETDEEDDEGVEKDKKTPSKSLEKDLPPLVVIRNEGDISPVGIEEKPIVNIQQPGRFSTLLQQKLLESNARLYHDVNNTVRQVYHTTNNEIRTLTGQLSNSQNGIINASHNIRLALEDLKGVSEKIDIITSCNLLPDIKI; this is translated from the exons ATGTTCCATAGTGTTGTA TTAGATAATCTACAAATGTCTTCTCAAGGTTTCCAAACCGTCGTGAAGGGGGAAGCCTCCGAAACGGATGATGAAGAAGAGATGTATGTGACTTCTGTCCCAACTAGGTCATTCTCTGGTACATGTGGTGTAAAAATCCAAGGAGAAGCCTCCGAGACTGATGAAGAGGATGACGAAGGTGTTGAGAAAGATAAGAAGACTCCTTCCAAGAGTTTAGAGAAGGACCTTCCTCCTTTGGTGGTCATCAGGAATGAAGGCGACATTTCTCCAGTTGGTATAGAAGAAAAGCCTATTGTCAATATACAGCAGCCTGGACGCTTCAGCACATTATTACAGCAAAAACTGTTGGAGAGCAATGCTCGTCTATACCATGATGTCAATAACACCGTCCGTCAAGTCTACCATACCACTAATAATGAGATCCGAACACTGACCGGTCAACTGAGCAACTCCCAGAATGGAATTATTAACGCGTCTCACAACATCCGACTTGCCCTTGAGGACTTGAAAGGAGTGTCTGAGAAGATTGACATAATAACCAGCTGTAACTTACTTCCCGATATAAAGATCTAA